The following are from one region of the Nostoc cf. commune SO-36 genome:
- a CDS encoding riboflavin synthase yields the protein MFTGLIQALGTMEPLGGDSRQITCVSQSGEVIMQDLAYGDSVAVDGVCLTVEQVLKDGFIATASPETLRRTTLGGEQTQQRYVNLEASLKVGSKVGGHFVMGHVDGIGRLLVAEQTASSWEMTFIASEAIARYIVPKGSIAVNGISLTVAAYEPELSQFKVAVIPLTYNETNLRYLVSGSLVNLEGDILGKYVEKFLYSGNPHTKTYDDNSSDGITPAFLAEHGYL from the coding sequence GTGTTTACAGGATTAATCCAAGCATTAGGAACGATGGAACCCTTGGGGGGCGATTCTCGGCAAATTACTTGTGTAAGCCAGTCAGGTGAAGTAATTATGCAAGATTTGGCTTATGGTGACAGTGTTGCAGTAGATGGCGTTTGCCTGACAGTGGAACAAGTTTTAAAAGACGGGTTTATTGCCACGGCTTCACCGGAAACTCTACGCCGCACAACTCTTGGCGGTGAGCAAACGCAACAGAGATATGTCAATTTAGAAGCGTCGCTGAAGGTAGGCAGCAAAGTTGGTGGCCATTTTGTGATGGGTCATGTAGACGGCATCGGTAGATTGCTAGTGGCAGAACAAACGGCTAGTTCTTGGGAAATGACCTTTATTGCATCCGAGGCGATCGCACGGTACATTGTCCCTAAAGGTAGCATAGCTGTCAATGGCATCAGCCTCACAGTAGCCGCTTATGAGCCAGAACTCTCTCAATTCAAGGTGGCGGTAATTCCCCTCACATACAACGAGACAAATCTTCGCTATCTGGTTTCTGGAAGTTTGGTAAATCTAGAAGGAGATATTCTCGGCAAATACGTGGAAAAATTTCTTTATTCTGGCAATCCCCACACCAAAACCTATGATGACAATAGTTCAGATGGGATTACACCCGCATTCTTAGCAGAACACGGGTATCTCTGA
- a CDS encoding bifunctional nuclease family protein, with the protein MIEMKVAGIALDAITRSPIVLLKDSSDRRALPIYIGQEQARAIMGALENQKPPRPLTHDLIVNILETWNMTLEKVIIHSLQKDTFYAALIVQQGEVKKEIDARPSDAIAIALRTNTPIWVMEEVIADASIPVDRDADEAEQQAFREFISNLRPEDLIKRFGNDDS; encoded by the coding sequence ATGATTGAAATGAAAGTCGCTGGCATAGCATTAGATGCCATAACCCGCAGTCCAATCGTACTTTTGAAAGATTCTTCAGATCGACGGGCTTTGCCAATTTACATTGGTCAGGAACAGGCTAGGGCAATTATGGGTGCGCTGGAGAATCAGAAGCCTCCCAGACCCTTAACTCACGACCTGATTGTGAATATTCTGGAGACTTGGAACATGACTCTAGAAAAGGTAATTATTCATTCCCTGCAAAAGGATACATTTTATGCAGCTTTAATTGTCCAGCAAGGCGAAGTCAAAAAAGAAATTGACGCGCGTCCTAGCGATGCGATCGCTATTGCTCTCCGTACAAATACTCCCATCTGGGTAATGGAAGAAGTGATTGCCGATGCTTCTATCCCTGTTGATCGCGATGCAGATGAAGCCGAACAGCAAGCCTTCCGTGAATTTATTTCCAATCTCCGTCCTGAAGATTTGATCAAGCGCTTTGGTAATGACGACAGCTAG
- a CDS encoding aldo/keto reductase, which translates to MQYRRFGKTNLYLSVFSLGTMRYLADFENAHQIIEQALALGINHLETARGYGKSEEYLGRALKAGLSVPRTRLYVTTKISATADANTMRRCIDESLERLQLDYLDCLGIHGLNTWQHLEWVQAKNGCMQAVEEAVADGRVRHVGFSSHGSLELIQAAINTDFFEFVNLHYYYFFQRHAPAIQLAAEKDMGIFIISPADKGGRLHTPPQTLKDLCHPYLPLGLNYRFLLSDNRITTLSIGAANPDELREPLRIADDDGELTSAEHSAFKRLENHQKVALETDKCSQCYACLPCPENINIPEVLRLRNLAVAYDMTDYGQYRYGMFENAGHWFPGMKGNRCTECGDCLPRCPEKLHIPALLEDAHQKLSGKAGRRLWG; encoded by the coding sequence ATGCAATACCGACGCTTTGGAAAAACGAATCTGTACCTCTCAGTTTTTTCTCTGGGAACAATGCGCTACCTGGCTGATTTTGAAAATGCTCACCAGATCATCGAACAAGCCTTAGCGCTAGGAATTAATCATTTAGAAACTGCCAGAGGTTACGGTAAAAGCGAGGAGTATCTTGGTAGGGCGTTAAAAGCTGGGTTGTCAGTACCCCGAACGAGGCTTTATGTCACCACCAAAATCTCAGCCACAGCAGATGCTAATACCATGCGTCGGTGCATCGACGAATCCCTAGAACGATTACAGCTAGATTATTTAGATTGCTTAGGTATTCATGGTTTGAACACTTGGCAACATTTGGAGTGGGTACAAGCCAAAAATGGCTGTATGCAAGCCGTAGAAGAAGCTGTTGCTGATGGTCGAGTCCGACACGTTGGTTTTTCCAGCCACGGGTCATTAGAGCTAATTCAGGCAGCAATAAATACAGATTTTTTTGAATTTGTCAATCTGCATTATTACTATTTTTTTCAACGGCACGCACCAGCGATTCAACTAGCTGCCGAAAAAGATATGGGCATTTTCATTATTTCCCCTGCTGATAAGGGAGGACGGCTCCATACACCACCCCAAACTCTAAAAGACCTCTGCCATCCGTATTTACCATTAGGTTTAAACTATCGATTTTTACTTTCTGACAACCGTATTACTACTTTGAGTATAGGGGCAGCAAACCCAGATGAATTAAGGGAACCTTTGCGAATCGCTGACGATGATGGAGAGTTAACATCAGCCGAACATTCTGCTTTTAAACGGTTAGAAAATCACCAAAAAGTTGCTTTAGAAACTGATAAGTGTAGCCAATGTTATGCTTGTTTGCCCTGTCCAGAAAATATCAATATTCCAGAGGTGTTGCGGTTACGAAATCTTGCAGTGGCATACGATATGACAGACTATGGACAATATCGTTACGGAATGTTTGAAAATGCGGGTCATTGGTTCCCAGGCATGAAAGGCAACCGTTGTACAGAATGCGGTGACTGTTTGCCTCGGTGTCCAGAAAAGTTGCATATTCCAGCTTTGTTGGAAGATGCTCATCAAAAATTAAGTGGCAAAGCAGGTAGGAGATTGTGGGGATAA
- a CDS encoding NACHT domain-containing protein, translating to MTEEPKISSDETYALVVGIEKYQQGDDSNLDGPASDAIKFAEWLLAKKVKKENIYLFISPSDNNQNLLENFKEKTKLTSQPANRENITNAIDRLLKEDVSGQLLYVFWGGHGSITKSEDTKRLLWFSDTDYTNCKSLDFFSLLEALKNSPIRFGFSQQVYLLDTCASRLYNQDVHLPTINWIKKSSQSGSSSSQSGNHAQFVLFASAEYEVAENHAGSGVFSQAVMEELNKLPADCLLPEMMALTQAVEEKLKAAGKPEPVYKRFWNGSVEVSEKVFYLPPRKIDWHKVCCEILVEQRQQLTTNALTLSQGITLRVEDVYVPLGLVEREERSKRQDDVSPEKGSDLFKETEITKTFENHVFLEEVIKQKETPKSQGKRIAIIGEPGAGKTTLLQQIADCISREIDQSIVIWVSLADLQEQQLETYLFKVWLTAAVNRQGKMEATQQMEKDFAAQFIQGRVCLLLDGLDEMSVSSGNPLTEIARQIRNGGYISQARIVLTCRVNLWDHSPNELFNFDIYRTLNFSYPEQVEMFINRWFSPIIPEGNRERGQRLQHFPLCNTVFLLSPLLVYLSAWRYILKAAGSAVCTALKEPGKERIQDLVKNPLRLTLLCLTWDKWQENGGLPDTTAELYKSFVDYFYKYKFSIKEKQQESLNQALGELSQWAINQPASRFRIRLDEIPQAIKQKLGYKDDENTPLGLAIKLGWLNNVGRAKENPNFDVYSFFHASFQEYFAATAINDWQFFLQHNPKNPIQGIYHIFTPQWRQTILLWLGTCKKIKYQPF from the coding sequence ATGACAGAAGAACCCAAGATTAGTTCTGATGAAACTTATGCTCTAGTTGTAGGAATTGAAAAGTATCAACAAGGTGATGATTCGAATCTGGATGGGCCAGCTAGTGATGCAATTAAGTTTGCTGAATGGTTGTTGGCAAAGAAGGTAAAAAAGGAAAATATCTATTTGTTTATCTCTCCCTCAGATAATAATCAAAATTTACTAGAAAACTTCAAAGAAAAGACAAAGTTAACTTCTCAGCCTGCAAATCGAGAAAATATCACTAACGCTATTGACCGTTTGCTCAAGGAAGATGTATCTGGTCAATTACTGTATGTATTCTGGGGAGGGCATGGTTCTATAACTAAATCAGAGGATACAAAACGTCTACTGTGGTTTAGTGATACTGATTATACGAACTGCAAAAGCCTAGATTTTTTTTCGCTGCTAGAAGCACTGAAAAACTCTCCGATTAGGTTTGGTTTCAGCCAACAAGTCTACTTGCTCGATACTTGTGCAAGCCGTCTGTATAACCAGGATGTACATCTGCCTACAATTAATTGGATAAAGAAGAGTAGTCAATCCGGTTCAAGCAGTTCCCAATCAGGAAATCATGCACAATTTGTATTATTTGCATCGGCAGAGTATGAGGTAGCAGAGAATCACGCTGGTAGTGGTGTTTTTTCCCAAGCGGTGATGGAGGAGTTAAATAAACTACCAGCAGATTGTTTATTACCTGAGATGATGGCATTGACTCAAGCAGTTGAAGAAAAGTTAAAGGCTGCTGGTAAACCGGAACCAGTTTATAAGCGATTCTGGAATGGCAGTGTAGAAGTAAGTGAAAAAGTATTTTATCTACCGCCGCGAAAGATAGACTGGCACAAAGTTTGCTGTGAAATTTTGGTGGAACAACGGCAGCAACTCACCACTAATGCCTTGACATTATCTCAAGGGATAACGCTGCGAGTTGAAGATGTTTATGTACCCTTGGGATTAGTCGAGCGCGAAGAACGATCTAAACGTCAGGATGATGTTTCTCCTGAGAAAGGTTCAGACCTTTTCAAAGAGACAGAAATTACTAAAACATTTGAGAATCATGTTTTTCTTGAAGAGGTTATAAAACAGAAGGAAACCCCTAAAAGTCAAGGTAAACGTATCGCAATTATTGGTGAACCAGGTGCAGGAAAGACAACACTTTTACAGCAGATTGCTGATTGCATATCTCGTGAGATTGACCAGTCAATTGTCATTTGGGTATCTTTAGCAGATTTGCAAGAGCAGCAACTGGAAACTTATTTATTTAAAGTTTGGTTAACTGCTGCGGTTAACAGACAAGGGAAGATGGAAGCCACTCAGCAGATGGAAAAGGATTTTGCGGCTCAGTTTATACAAGGTCGGGTATGCTTGCTGCTGGATGGATTAGATGAAATGTCTGTATCTTCAGGCAATCCCTTAACAGAAATTGCGCGGCAAATTCGTAATGGAGGGTATATTTCTCAAGCGCGAATTGTGCTTACTTGTCGAGTTAATTTGTGGGATCACAGCCCTAATGAGCTTTTTAATTTTGATATCTATCGCACCTTGAATTTTTCTTATCCAGAGCAGGTAGAGATGTTTATTAATCGTTGGTTCTCTCCTATAATACCAGAAGGAAATAGAGAACGAGGGCAAAGGTTACAGCACTTCCCGCTATGCAATACAGTTTTTCTCCTTTCCCCTCTTTTAGTATATCTTTCAGCTTGGAGGTACATCCTCAAAGCTGCCGGAAGTGCTGTATGCACTGCACTCAAAGAACCAGGTAAAGAGCGGATTCAGGATTTGGTGAAAAATCCTCTACGACTGACCCTATTATGTTTGACTTGGGATAAGTGGCAAGAAAATGGGGGACTACCAGACACGACAGCAGAACTGTATAAGAGTTTTGTAGATTATTTCTATAAATACAAATTTTCAATCAAGGAAAAACAACAAGAATCTCTGAATCAAGCATTGGGAGAATTATCCCAGTGGGCAATCAATCAACCAGCATCTCGGTTTCGCATTCGACTGGATGAAATTCCTCAAGCAATTAAGCAAAAATTAGGCTATAAAGATGATGAAAATACCCCATTGGGATTAGCCATAAAGTTAGGTTGGCTAAACAATGTGGGGAGAGCTAAAGAGAATCCTAATTTTGATGTTTACTCTTTCTTTCATGCTTCATTTCAAGAATACTTTGCTGCCACAGCCATTAATGATTGGCAATTCTTTCTCCAACACAACCCCAAAAATCCCATTCAAGGAATTTATCACATCTTTACACCGCAATGGAGGCAAACAATATTACTGTGGTTAGGGACTTGCAAGAAAATAAAATACCAGCCATTCTAG
- a CDS encoding HEAT repeat domain-containing protein, with protein MVNFQDGCGKWERENVDKGFYEYQSYFLAAAVIAEFKDCSQADEIATQIVKWGFGYPPEKQKWVKFIKPIEDTAQLALQQTERTKAIAALVQLLQFPNLDNDTRHQAAESLGTIGTGNEKAIAALVQLLNHVYVYTRHQAAKSLRTIGTGNEFAIAALVAALQSTTEDDFIRRVAAESLGTIGTGNEFAIAPLVAVLQSTTVDDFTRRLAAESLKTIHPAALVELPQSTDVSDKRWAAAKIPGRMETFKKVYPRIMETVSSAALDQQLRMMAAGWLETSDPTALVALLQSTDNKYRLWAVVEKLGTIGTGDEFVIAALVELLQSTTVDDFTRRLAAESLVKIGTGNEFAIAALVELLQSTTVDDKTHSQAAESLGKIVQDNKDRSLVVKGLKDYLQFDNNYNLIWKCSQNMAYPDFYQAWHQGKNDEEVGVNQPNLLQCLQAAIDNDAQLSQSIHLICIDTNKFIDPDNPASKIYTKIVKAGCPKCEDGTPKTMADFQSYWELLDTDKCVVLVFHSGSTNTTGGVTYSDVFLNAISKFEGAICFISDSVLTYNTLKVFAPSQSIDEILEWLRKGR; from the coding sequence TTGGTAAACTTTCAAGATGGATGTGGCAAATGGGAGAGAGAAAATGTAGACAAAGGCTTTTATGAGTATCAATCCTATTTTTTAGCTGCGGCGGTAATTGCGGAGTTTAAAGATTGTTCTCAGGCAGATGAAATCGCAACGCAAATTGTCAAGTGGGGCTTTGGTTATCCACCAGAAAAACAGAAGTGGGTGAAATTTATTAAGCCAATTGAAGATACAGCTCAGTTAGCACTGCAACAAACAGAACGCACAAAAGCGATCGCAGCCTTGGTACAACTGCTACAATTTCCAAATCTTGATAATGACACCCGTCACCAGGCAGCAGAAAGCTTAGGGACTATCGGCACAGGTAATGAAAAAGCGATCGCTGCTTTGGTGCAACTATTAAATCATGTGTATGTGTACACCCGTCACCAGGCAGCAAAAAGCTTAAGAACAATCGGCACAGGTAATGAATTTGCGATCGCTGCCTTGGTGGCAGCGCTGCAATCAACAACTGAGGATGACTTCATCCGTAGGGTGGCAGCAGAAAGCTTAGGGACTATTGGCACAGGTAATGAATTTGCGATCGCTCCCTTGGTGGCAGTGCTGCAATCAACAACTGTGGATGACTTCACCCGTAGGCTGGCAGCAGAAAGCTTAAAGACAATCCACCCAGCTGCCTTGGTGGAACTGCCACAATCGACTGATGTGAGTGACAAGCGTTGGGCAGCAGCAAAAATACCAGGGAGAATGGAGACATTCAAAAAAGTGTATCCCAGGATCATGGAAACAGTCAGCTCAGCAGCTCTGGATCAGCAGTTGCGTATGATGGCAGCAGGATGGTTAGAAACAAGCGACCCAACCGCCTTGGTGGCACTGCTACAATCAACTGATAATAAATATCGGCTTTGGGCGGTAGTAGAAAAATTAGGAACCATCGGCACAGGCGATGAATTTGTGATCGCTGCCTTGGTGGAACTGCTGCAATCAACAACTGTCGATGACTTCACCCGTAGGCTGGCAGCAGAAAGCTTAGTGAAAATCGGCACAGGCAATGAATTTGCGATCGCTGCCTTGGTGGAACTGCTGCAATCAACAACTGTGGATGACAAAACCCATAGTCAGGCAGCAGAAAGCTTAGGGAAAATTGTACAAGACAATAAGGATCGGTCTTTGGTTGTAAAAGGTTTAAAGGATTATTTGCAATTTGATAACAACTACAATTTGATCTGGAAATGTTCTCAAAATATGGCTTATCCCGATTTCTATCAAGCTTGGCATCAAGGAAAGAATGATGAAGAAGTCGGTGTTAACCAGCCTAACTTACTCCAATGTTTGCAAGCTGCGATTGATAATGACGCTCAACTCAGCCAAAGCATTCACTTAATCTGTATCGACACCAATAAATTCATAGATCCAGATAACCCAGCTAGCAAAATTTACACTAAAATCGTCAAAGCTGGCTGTCCTAAATGCGAAGATGGTACGCCGAAAACAATGGCGGACTTCCAATCCTATTGGGAATTGCTAGATACTGACAAGTGCGTGGTTTTAGTATTTCACTCAGGCTCAACGAATACTACAGGTGGGGTGACATACAGCGATGTGTTTCTTAACGCCATTAGTAAATTTGAGGGGGCGATTTGTTTTATTAGCGACTCTGTACTAACCTACAACACCCTGAAAGTCTTTGCCCCCAGTCAATCAATTGATGAGATTTTAGAATGGTTACGCAAAGGGCGCTGA
- a CDS encoding ABC transporter ATP-binding protein: MLRQSLTVFRYSGRAVSLVWTTSRSLTILLASLTIVAGLLPAAISYISKLIVDAVVFASQVNSESNGFVNIYPSLSYVGLEAIAVILLAGGQRGIIICQSLLRALLGQRVNVLILEKALTLDLRQFEDSEFYDKLTNARREASVRPLSLVNRTFGLVQNALSLFTYGILLVNFSVWAVLMLVLAAIPVFIAETKFAGEGFRLFSWRAAETRQQHYLENLLAREDFVTEVKLYQLGDMLLGRYRNLFEQLYGEDRDLTLRRGVWGYLLGLVSTGAFYLAYAWIVLETVRGKISLGDMTMYLTVFRQGQSTFSNALTSIGGMYEDNLYLSNLYDFLEKEVPKSWGKATIGLNPQDGIRFENVSFTYPGSSKPALANISLHLKPREKLAIVGENGSGKTTLIKLLTRLYTPDSGRIFLDGLDLQEWDVDVLRRRIGVIFQNFVRYQFTVGENIGVGDVEHLENKTRWRTAAEKGMAQSFIDQLPQSFQTQLGRWFKGGQELSGGQWQKIALSRAFMRSQADILVLDEPTSAIDAQAEFEIFNHFRTVTQNQMVLLISHRFSTVRMADKILVIENGEVIEQGTHEELLKIGGRYAKLFLLQAAGYQ, from the coding sequence ATCCTACGCCAATCACTAACGGTTTTCCGCTACAGTGGACGGGCTGTAAGCTTAGTATGGACTACTAGCCGATCGCTTACTATTCTTCTGGCGAGTTTAACAATAGTTGCTGGTCTTTTACCGGCGGCGATATCCTACATCAGTAAGTTAATTGTGGATGCAGTGGTATTTGCCTCTCAAGTTAACTCAGAAAGTAATGGTTTTGTCAATATTTATCCTTCCCTATCTTATGTAGGATTAGAAGCGATCGCTGTAATTCTACTAGCAGGTGGTCAACGCGGAATCATCATTTGTCAATCGTTATTGCGGGCGCTACTGGGTCAGCGAGTGAATGTACTCATCTTAGAAAAGGCGCTGACACTGGATCTCAGACAGTTTGAAGACTCGGAATTTTATGACAAATTGACCAATGCGCGACGAGAAGCATCTGTTCGTCCCCTTTCCTTAGTAAACCGTACCTTTGGGTTAGTGCAAAATGCCCTTTCCCTGTTCACCTACGGTATTTTGTTAGTAAATTTCTCAGTTTGGGCAGTGCTAATGCTAGTTTTGGCTGCCATACCTGTATTTATAGCCGAAACCAAGTTTGCTGGGGAAGGCTTTCGCTTGTTTAGTTGGCGTGCGGCAGAAACTCGTCAACAGCATTACTTAGAAAATCTGCTAGCAAGAGAAGATTTTGTCACAGAAGTCAAACTCTACCAGTTGGGAGACATGTTGCTAGGACGTTATCGCAACCTGTTTGAACAACTCTATGGCGAAGACCGCGATTTGACTCTCCGGCGAGGAGTGTGGGGCTATCTTCTGGGTTTAGTTAGTACAGGTGCTTTTTACCTAGCTTATGCTTGGATTGTGCTGGAAACAGTGCGAGGTAAGATTTCCTTGGGAGATATGACAATGTATCTTACCGTGTTTCGCCAAGGACAATCTACTTTTTCTAATGCCCTCACTTCTATTGGAGGGATGTATGAAGACAACCTATATCTATCAAATCTTTATGATTTTCTGGAAAAAGAAGTACCAAAGTCTTGGGGTAAGGCAACCATTGGTTTAAATCCTCAAGATGGTATTCGTTTCGAGAACGTGTCATTTACTTATCCAGGAAGTTCCAAGCCAGCGTTGGCAAACATTTCGCTGCATTTGAAACCCAGAGAAAAACTGGCAATTGTCGGTGAAAACGGTTCCGGTAAAACTACCTTAATCAAACTACTTACCCGACTCTACACCCCTGACTCTGGGCGAATTTTCTTAGATGGCTTGGACTTGCAAGAATGGGATGTTGATGTATTGCGGCGTCGGATTGGTGTGATTTTTCAGAACTTTGTCCGCTACCAATTTACTGTGGGTGAGAATATTGGTGTGGGTGATGTAGAACATCTCGAAAATAAAACCCGTTGGCGAACTGCTGCTGAAAAAGGCATGGCGCAATCCTTTATTGACCAATTACCCCAAAGCTTCCAGACTCAACTTGGTCGTTGGTTTAAGGGAGGACAGGAACTTTCTGGGGGACAGTGGCAGAAAATTGCTCTCTCTCGTGCTTTTATGCGATCGCAAGCAGATATCTTGGTGTTAGATGAACCAACATCAGCAATAGATGCCCAAGCCGAGTTTGAGATTTTCAATCATTTTCGCACTGTTACTCAAAATCAGATGGTACTTTTGATTTCCCATCGCTTCTCAACGGTACGAATGGCTGACAAAATTCTAGTTATAGAAAACGGGGAAGTTATAGAACAAGGAACTCACGAAGAATTATTAAAGATAGGAGGACGTTATGCCAAGCTGTTTCTATTACAAGCAGCCGGTTATCAATAG
- a CDS encoding Uma2 family endonuclease yields the protein MQITKQRYYTPEEYLELEEAADYKSEYIDGQIIPMAGGTINHNRIAGNFYAVLNFAFRQQEYEVFNSDMRLWIHQKRIYTYPDVTVIAGEPEFFNNRTDIITNPQLIVEVLSKSTKNYDSEDKFQAYRSISTFQEYLLIDQTRIHVDQFSKTGKKQWTLREYDEEDEAIALVTVPFEISLQDLYKKVKFEPVESEGESADVEGLG from the coding sequence ATGCAAATCACAAAACAGCGATACTATACCCCAGAGGAATATTTAGAGCTAGAAGAAGCTGCTGACTACAAAAGTGAATACATTGATGGGCAAATAATTCCTATGGCGGGTGGAACAATAAATCACAATCGTATAGCTGGTAATTTCTATGCTGTGTTAAACTTCGCGTTCAGACAACAAGAATACGAAGTGTTTAATAGCGATATGCGTCTGTGGATACACCAAAAACGTATCTACACGTATCCAGATGTGACAGTAATAGCCGGTGAACCAGAATTTTTCAACAACCGTACAGATATTATTACAAATCCCCAACTTATTGTTGAGGTTTTGTCTAAATCTACTAAAAACTACGATAGCGAAGACAAGTTTCAGGCTTACCGAAGTATTTCTACTTTCCAAGAATATCTATTAATTGACCAAACACGAATTCATGTAGATCAATTTTCTAAAACCGGGAAAAAGCAATGGACGCTTCGTGAATATGATGAAGAAGATGAAGCGATCGCACTTGTAACCGTACCCTTTGAGATTTCTCTACAAGATTTGTACAAAAAGGTGAAGTTTGAGCCTGTTGAGTCGGAAGGGGAAAGTGCTGATGTTGAGGGATTGGGGTGA
- a CDS encoding type II toxin-antitoxin system HicB family antitoxin produces MSDRYSMVIQWSDEDNCYLVHLPKFPWQQFHTHGESYEEAAKHGQEVIESLIEWYGEQGKLLPEPITFPQKPLKVV; encoded by the coding sequence ATGAGCGATCGCTACAGTATGGTAATTCAATGGTCAGATGAGGATAATTGCTACTTAGTACACTTGCCGAAATTCCCTTGGCAGCAATTCCACACTCATGGTGAGAGTTATGAAGAAGCCGCTAAACACGGACAGGAAGTTATTGAGTCTTTGATTGAATGGTATGGAGAGCAAGGAAAACTTTTGCCAGAGCCAATTACTTTTCCTCAGAAACCATTAAAAGTGGTTTAA